TGGGTATGGTAATGGGAATGATGCCTTGCACCGGATTACCGCTTTCATTTATTTCTTACGGCGGATCAAACATTGTTTCATCGCTTTGCGCCATTGGGTTATTGCTTTCAATACATATAAGAAGACACACACATTGATAAAATCTATGAAAGCTAAAATTGAAAAAATATTACCATTAGTGCAACGCCCTTCGCGTTACACCAACGGCGAGTGGAACGCTCTAAAACCAAAAGAAAATGCTGCGATAAATTATTGCTTGTGTTTCCCCGACCTATACGAAATTGGCGCATCAAATCTTGGCCTTGAAATACTTTATCACATAATAAACCAGGATGAGCAAAGTTCGGCGCAGAGGTGCTTCGCCCCGGCACAAGATTTGGAAGTAATTTTGCGTGCAGAAAAAATACCATTATTTTCACTTGAAACGCAAAACCCGCTAAATAACTTTGATGTAATAGGGTTTGGTTTGCAGTATGAATTATGCGCGAGCAATGTTTTAAATATGTTAGACCTCGCGGGTGTTCCTCTTTTTTGCTCACAAAGGAGTGAAAGCGACCCCATCATATTGGGTGGCGGGCCGGTAACTGCGAACCCAGAGCCGCTGTCAGATTTTTTTGACGCGTTTGTTTTGGGAGATGGAGAAGAGGTAATTTGCGAAATAACACAATGTTTAGTAAATGCAAAAAATAAAAAACTCACAAGAGAGCAAAAACTATTTGCTCTTTCACAAATCTCCGGTGTTTATGTGCCATCGCTTTATGAGGTTTCTTACAACGAAGACGGCACGGTTGCAAAGCTAAGCGCTATAAAAGATGGTGTGCCAAGTACCGTACTTAAGCGTTCAATAGATGTAAACAATGTGTATTTTCCGTCTAAACAGTTAGTGCCATTTGTAAACACAGTGCACAACCGTTTAAATGTAGAAATTGCGCGAGGATGCCCAAGAAGGTGCCGCTTCTGTCAGGCGGCAAAATATTATTATCCATGGCGCGTGCGTACAAAAGAAAAAGTTTTGGAGCTTGTAGATAAAGGCCTTGCGCAAACCGGTTATGAAGAAGTCGCGCTCTCATCGCTATCTTGCACCGACCACAAAGAGTTAGAAGAAATAATATCAGAAATAAACGCTCGGCACAGTTCAAAGCGAATAAGCATATCGCTGCCGTCGTTGCGGTGTGACCAATTTTCAATAAAAGTTGCAGCAGGGCTTGGTGAAGCAAAAAGAATGAACCTTACATTTGCGCCCGAGGCCGGCAGCGACCGCTTAAGAAATATAATTGGCAAAGATTTAAACGAACAGCAGATATTTGACACATTGCTAATGGCATGGGAGTGTGGTTGGCGGCAGATAAAGCTATATTTTATGACGGGCCTGCCTTTTGAAACAAAAGAAGACATAACAGCAATAG
This is a stretch of genomic DNA from Endomicrobiales bacterium. It encodes these proteins:
- a CDS encoding TIGR03960 family B12-binding radical SAM protein → MKAKIEKILPLVQRPSRYTNGEWNALKPKENAAINYCLCFPDLYEIGASNLGLEILYHIINQDEQSSAQRCFAPAQDLEVILRAEKIPLFSLETQNPLNNFDVIGFGLQYELCASNVLNMLDLAGVPLFCSQRSESDPIILGGGPVTANPEPLSDFFDAFVLGDGEEVICEITQCLVNAKNKKLTREQKLFALSQISGVYVPSLYEVSYNEDGTVAKLSAIKDGVPSTVLKRSIDVNNVYFPSKQLVPFVNTVHNRLNVEIARGCPRRCRFCQAAKYYYPWRVRTKEKVLELVDKGLAQTGYEEVALSSLSCTDHKELEEIISEINARHSSKRISISLPSLRCDQFSIKVAAGLGEAKRMNLTFAPEAGSDRLRNIIGKDLNEQQIFDTLLMAWECGWRQIKLYFMTGLPFETKEDITAIVTLVNAVRARARNLNFTVTVSPFVPKAQTAFQWVPMEKAETLSAHTKRLRATLPAAVKAHQLDGSIVEALLARGDRRLGQVIFCAWKLGCKFDQWKEYLKFDLWKEALKQNNLTLDFFVNRERSEHEILPWEHLIFSLPKEKLLESYNESKAIVQSDVAISTVGSNRPAKITTASLNAPKAFPFKTVQRTRLKFARKGNARFISHLEQIEFFRRALRRTALSVSYTQGFSPQPKISFGPAISVGYESCSEYIEVEFYKSVELTELKSKVSKELPAGYILESAKNIPVFFPSVDALANLAEYSIELPVTEEKIKEFLQSPEIPIVKEKDGKIITIDAKPLIRELKIDGNIVIMQLRFGPKKNIKPEKIMQKLLALSDYESRLLKITRTALYVEKAGGLLSEL